One segment of Dehalococcoidia bacterium DNA contains the following:
- a CDS encoding ABC transporter permease has translation MLTREKAAPPADLPIPVSFRLPLALRSIVRRWRKVVGATIGLSFALSVVVAFLELSAGGTYLFTSEYTETEMDIYVLMQGGVIAPILPGERLGEIEDGRLFLSQVRAFPEVRAVIGIYLTALSRERERLPNGQQATEPWTAVGVYGDPSRVAGTLVLKEGRWFRPGNEIVVGQSLADARRLRVGDTVILNGRRFQITGVGHLRGVGYGSNGYAYLDFDTARELSRGRDVVNLVMIDTANPAATAARITRARDVQVLTKDEAIASVLELANSRLVVYVLFSGLALGVAGLFIASVLGASVNERRTEFATMLAIGLPKRTILSLVLGEALVIAVIASFVGTVIGIGIGELMNVYFAPIAQIERIAVFEPVMAAQILAISIALGAIAGFFPARAALSLQPADALREA, from the coding sequence ATGCTTACTCGAGAGAAGGCTGCCCCGCCTGCTGACCTCCCCATCCCCGTCAGCTTCCGCCTGCCGCTGGCGCTCCGCAGCATCGTCCGTCGCTGGCGGAAGGTAGTTGGGGCGACGATCGGGCTTTCGTTTGCGCTTTCCGTCGTTGTCGCCTTCCTCGAGCTGTCGGCAGGGGGAACCTATCTCTTCACGAGCGAGTACACCGAGACGGAGATGGATATCTACGTTCTGATGCAGGGGGGGGTGATCGCGCCGATCTTGCCCGGCGAGCGTCTTGGCGAGATCGAGGATGGACGGCTCTTTCTCAGCCAAGTCCGCGCTTTTCCGGAAGTGCGCGCCGTGATCGGCATCTATCTGACGGCGCTCAGCCGCGAGCGCGAGCGGCTGCCGAACGGCCAGCAAGCGACCGAGCCGTGGACGGCGGTCGGGGTCTACGGCGACCCGAGCCGTGTCGCCGGCACGCTGGTGCTCAAGGAGGGGCGCTGGTTCCGCCCGGGCAACGAGATCGTCGTCGGGCAGAGCTTAGCCGACGCTCGCAGGCTGCGCGTCGGCGACACCGTGATCCTGAACGGCCGCCGCTTTCAAATTACGGGGGTCGGGCATCTGCGGGGGGTCGGGTATGGCTCGAACGGCTACGCCTATCTTGATTTCGATACCGCGCGCGAGCTCTCTCGGGGGCGAGATGTTGTCAACCTCGTGATGATCGACACGGCAAACCCTGCCGCGACGGCGGCGCGGATCACCCGTGCCCGCGACGTTCAGGTGCTGACGAAGGATGAGGCGATCGCCTCCGTCTTGGAGCTGGCAAACTCGCGCCTTGTCGTCTACGTTCTGTTTTCCGGGCTTGCGCTCGGCGTTGCGGGGCTGTTCATTGCCAGCGTTCTGGGCGCCTCTGTCAACGAGCGGCGGACCGAGTTTGCGACGATGCTGGCAATCGGTCTGCCGAAGCGGACGATCCTCAGCCTCGTTCTCGGCGAGGCGCTGGTGATCGCGGTAATCGCTTCGTTCGTGGGCACGGTGATCGGCATCGGGATCGGCGAGCTGATGAATGTCTACTTTGCGCCGATTGCTCAGATCGAGCGGATTGCGGTCTTCGAGCCGGTGATGGCCGCGCAGATCCTCGCTATTTCGATCGCGCTTGGCGCGATTGCCGGGTTCTTTCCGGCTCGGGCCGCGCTCAGCCTGCAGCCGGCAGATGCCCTGCGCGAGGCATGA
- a CDS encoding ABC transporter ATP-binding protein: MMFELRSVTREYRLDEVTVTALEDVSLRIEEGEFVAILGPSGSGKSTLLNLLGLLDVPTAGEVRFDGRDVVHLSAGERARLRLEAIGFVFQRFHLVSAFSAIENVALPLEAAGWPVHERWERAATLLRSVGLGDRLVFPPARLSGGERQRVAICRALANRPRLVLADEPTGQLHSEDKAGIIALFQQLNRDGNTIVVVTHDPEMARAARRIIELRDGRIVREART, translated from the coding sequence ATGATGTTCGAACTTCGCTCGGTGACACGGGAATACCGTCTCGATGAGGTGACCGTCACCGCGCTGGAGGACGTCTCGCTTCGGATCGAGGAGGGGGAATTCGTCGCTATCCTCGGTCCGTCGGGTTCGGGGAAGAGCACCCTGCTCAACCTGCTCGGACTGCTCGACGTGCCGACGGCGGGAGAGGTGCGGTTTGACGGCCGCGATGTCGTCCACCTCTCGGCGGGCGAACGGGCGCGGCTGCGCCTCGAGGCGATCGGCTTCGTCTTTCAGCGGTTTCATCTCGTCTCGGCGTTTTCCGCAATCGAAAATGTCGCCTTGCCGCTCGAGGCAGCGGGCTGGCCGGTGCACGAACGGTGGGAACGGGCGGCAACCTTACTGCGGTCGGTCGGGCTGGGCGACCGGCTGGTCTTTCCGCCGGCGCGGCTGTCGGGCGGGGAGCGCCAGCGGGTCGCGATCTGCCGCGCGCTCGCCAACCGGCCCCGCCTCGTGCTCGCCGACGAGCCGACAGGCCAGCTCCACAGCGAGGACAAGGCCGGGATCATCGCGCTCTTTCAGCAGCTGAACCGCGACGGAAACACCATTGTTGTGGTCACGCACGACCCTGAAATGGCACGCGCTGCCCGCCGGATCATCGAGCTGCGCGATGGCAGGATCGTCCGCGAGGCGCGAACGTGA
- a CDS encoding efflux RND transporter periplasmic adaptor subunit: protein MTERALPHRRPIALRWAAIGALSALAVGAIALLSQLRPGGGAATPMSLLDQPVAVEARGRVVPETWANLAPTISGQVTAVFVREGQEVAERQELIRIESDLGAFTLVAPFRSIVAQVNAKRGETVLAGQPVVVVGDLSRFVIETTDLNEYGVARIRVGQRAELTFEALEGLVGKGVVRSIALRGQASPTGDITYPTVLEFDVADPRLRWGMTVRIRFEN, encoded by the coding sequence GTGACCGAACGCGCACTGCCGCACCGCCGGCCGATTGCGCTGCGGTGGGCAGCGATCGGCGCGCTGAGCGCGCTTGCAGTTGGAGCGATCGCGCTCCTCAGCCAGTTGCGGCCCGGAGGCGGGGCAGCGACGCCGATGTCGCTCCTCGACCAGCCGGTGGCGGTTGAGGCGCGCGGTCGAGTGGTGCCGGAGACATGGGCAAACCTCGCGCCGACCATATCGGGGCAGGTAACGGCGGTGTTTGTCCGGGAGGGACAGGAAGTTGCCGAGCGGCAGGAGCTGATCCGGATCGAAAGCGACCTCGGCGCTTTCACGCTCGTCGCCCCGTTCCGGTCGATTGTCGCTCAGGTGAATGCGAAGCGGGGCGAGACCGTTCTCGCGGGCCAACCTGTCGTTGTCGTCGGCGATCTCTCCCGCTTCGTGATCGAGACGACCGACCTGAACGAATATGGCGTGGCGCGGATCCGCGTGGGCCAGCGGGCCGAGCTGACGTTTGAAGCGCTCGAGGGGCTGGTCGGCAAGGGGGTCGTGCGCAGCATCGCGCTGCGCGGTCAGGCGAGCCCGACGGGCGATATCACGTATCCCACTGTGCTCGAATTTGATGTTGCCGACCCCCGCCTGCGGTGGGGGATGACAGTGCGGATCCGCTTC